In Calliopsis andreniformis isolate RMS-2024a chromosome 6, iyCalAndr_principal, whole genome shotgun sequence, a single genomic region encodes these proteins:
- the LOC143181074 gene encoding transmembrane channel-like protein 7: MSGGERKKRACDKGQGWEEAGAEFYQESYPAAIEADLQQALQRDPSHIATLLPSKKSRVATAKRIRNDTKTTLRRRTSTRSRGTTTSRRMSTNIHDAAVSMLPDLSENLSNEERTWEEIMQIKAMPICMAQKIQLKNQLQSATKLRLQGFEQFKWQRRKAWQQFRIRLKEAYSKMELWNESLKTIGGNFGMGIVAYFLFIKWLMYLNIILFGIIFLFVVLPTMLLDMPEEESCINSNNSHSISCCSDLYWNITQESSSITDIVQGTGILEYTLLFYGAYTRMTYYASGIFYNYPLSYICAIIGIFIVSLMAIVKSAAKGFKQRVVENEGQFYQYCNLVFGGWDYCIHNEKAANVKHKALYNEMKRFLEAERLEEERQNRTREEKTKFFLMRLFINLIVLTVLCGCGTFIFYVFQFSFKQVSPHTIETYNVAYISLHGIALLFFEFLPYICIVALNFAVPFLFRYLVTLENYSPSFVVRITLLRTIFLRLSSLAVLIASFYRLIATEVTDNECTNYASRRPLCWETFVGQQFFKLYITDVFLQFFMTFFVNFPRSLIAKHTENKVLRFFGEQEFDLPKHVLDVVYLQAICWLGCFFAPLLPMIAIVGTFILFYVKKFACLVNSTPSSKVYRASKSNSLFMFILLISFILCTIPIGYSIAEIMPSKACGPFRGFKSVWELLIITFLQFPNWLQSILYFVSTAGFGVPAFIILILLLYYYYAVSVANKHMVTVLKNQLVLEGHDKQFLLNRLSAFIKQQQDQNKYHQDQANELGTFS; encoded by the exons ATGTCAGGTGGAGAAAGGAAAAAACGTGCTTGTGACAAAGGGCAAGGATGGGAGGAGGCTGGTGCAGAATTTTATCAGGAAAGTTATCCTGCAGCTATAGAAGCAGATTTACAGCAAGCATTACAAAGGGATCCTTCTCACATAGCCACTTTACTTCCAAGTAAAAAGTCTCGCGTTG CTACAGCTAAACGAATACGTAATGATACAAAAACAACATTGAGGAGACGTACTAGTACAAGATCTCGAGGTACAACCACATCAAGACGTATGTCCACAAATATTCATGATGCAGCAGTATCTATGTTACCAGACTTATCTGAAAATCTGTCCAATGAAGAACGTACTTGGGAGGAAATAATGCAAATCAAGGCTATGCCAATATGTAtggcacaaaaaatacaattaaaaaatcAATTACAA AGTGCTACAAAATTAAGGCTGCAAGGTTTCGAGCAATTTAAATGGCAACGAAGAAAAGCTTGGCAGCAATTCCGTATCAGGCTAAAGGAAGCATACTCAAAAATGGAACTCTGGAATGAGAGCCTTAAAACAATTGGAGGAAATTTTGGAATGGGGATAGTGGCATACTTTCTATTCATCAAATGGTTAATGTatcttaatattattttatttggaattatatttttatttgttgTACTACCTACAATGTTACTCGATATGCCAGAAGAAGAGTCATGCATCAATTCTAATAATAGTCACAGCATATCTTGCTGTTCAGACTTATATTGGAATATAACTCAAGAAAGCAGTAGTATAACAGATATTGTACAGGGCACAGGTATCTTAGAATACACTTTATTATTTTATGGCGCGTATACTCGTATGACTtactatgcttctggcatattttacaattatccATTGTCATATATTTGTGCTATCATTGGTATATTTATTGTTAGTTTGATGGCAATTGTTAAGTCAGCTGCTAAAGGTTTCAAGCAAAGGGTGGTCGAAAATGAAGGTCAATTTTATCAGTATTGCAATTTAGTTTTCGGGGGTTGGGATTATTGTATACATAACGAAAAAGCTGCAAATGTAAAGCATAAAGCACTATACAATGAGATGAAAAGATTTCTAGAGGCTGAAAGATTGGAGGAGGAAAGACAAAATCGAACGAGAGAAgagaaaacaaaattttttctTATGCGTTTGTTTATTAATTTAATCGTTTTAACAGTATTATGTGGTTGCggtacatttattttttatgtatttcaattttcatttaaacAAGTTTCGCCTCATACAATTGAAACTTACAACGTGGCGTATATATCACTACATGGAATAGCTCTGTTATTCTTTGAGTTTCTCCCGTATATATGTATCGTGGCTTTAAATTTTGCAGTTCCATTTCTATTTCGATATTTGGTGACCCTCGAAAATTATAGTCCATCATTCGTTGTTCGTATAACTCTTTTAAGAACTATATTTTTACGACTTTCTTCTCTTGCCGTATTAATCGCATCATTTTATAGACTGATTGCAACTGAAGTGACAGACAACGAATGCACTAATTATGCTAGTAGACGGCCGTTATGCTGGGAAACGTTtgtaggacaacagttttttaaacttTATATTACCGAtgtttttcttcaattttttatgACATTTTTTGTCAATTTTCCGAGGTCATTGATAGCAAAGCATACAGAAAACAAAGTTCTGCGTTTCTTCGGAGAACAAGAATTTGATTTACCAAAACATGTGTTAGATGTTGTTTATTTACAAGCTATATGTTGGCTCGGCTGCTTCTTCGCACCGTTATTACCGATGATCGCAATAGTTGGTACTTTCATACTATTTTATGTTAAGAAATTTGCTTGTTTAGTAAATAGCACTCCATCAAGTAAAGTTTACAGAGCCAGTAAGTCAAATTCACTTTTcatgtttattttattaatttctttcattttatgTACAATCCCTATTGGTTAttctatagcagaaataatgccGTCAAAAGCCTGTGGTCCATTTAGAGGTTTTAAGTCTGTAtgggaattattaattataacattCTTACAGTTTCCTAATTGGCTCCAATCAATTTTATACTTTGTTAGTACTGCTGGATTTGGTGTACCAGCTTTTATTATTCTTATTCtacttttatattattattatgcagtgtcagtggcaaatAAGCATATGGTTACAGTGTTGAAGAACCAATTAGTACTAGAAGGCCAtgataaacaatttttacttAACAGGCTGAGTGCTTTTATTAAACAACAACAAGACCAGAACAAGTACCATCAAGATCAAGCAAATGAATTAGGTACTTTTTCGTAA
- the LOC143181077 gene encoding ribonuclease H2 subunit C, translating to MAIRLHMKQDLSQEKENVMHLMPCKIHGDEPANVSSYFTPYIRKVDDEHYDCSFRGYPLHGKKIIIPSGYKGFTFLERKKPEMENVERNLYATGTFSSFTYWNYDKLPSKNDALAAAFDWIDIAEALHSTES from the exons ATGGCTATACGTTTGCATATGAAACAAGATTTATCTCAAGAAAAAGAGAACGTAATGCATTTAATGCCATGCAAAATACATGGCGATGAGCCTGCAAACGTTTCTTCTTATTTTACGCCTTACATTCGTAAAGTTGACGACGAAC ATTATGATTGTTCATTTCGTGGATATCCACTTCAcggaaaaaaaataataataccgTCTGGATATAAGGGTTTCACATTTCTCGAACGTAAAAAGCCGGAGATGGAAAATGTGGAACGGAATTTATATGCAACGGGAACATTTTCATCCTTTACCTATTGGAATTATGACAAACTACCATCTAAAAATGATGCTTTAGCAGCAGCTTTTGACTGGATTGATATTGCTGAAGCA CTACATTCTACTGAATCATAG